The following coding sequences are from one Sulfitobacter sp. HNIBRBA3233 window:
- a CDS encoding HAD-IA family hydrolase, whose translation MSDDRLRLVVFDVDGTLVDSQADILGAMTLAFEAEGLAPPDRASVLSHVGLSLEVMMPLLAPQAGVTTHRRLVDGYKDAYVALRAAQGAAQSSPLYPGARDALDRLRARDEVLLGVATGKSRRGLDKLIEGHGLEGYFITQQVSDFHPSKPHPAMLETALSETGIDAPDAVMIGDTSFDMEMAASAGITGIGVGWGYHPAERLASATHLIADFTALVPLLEEIWKEET comes from the coding sequence ATGAGTGACGACCGCCTGCGTCTGGTGGTCTTCGACGTGGATGGCACGTTGGTCGACAGCCAGGCGGATATTCTTGGCGCGATGACGCTCGCCTTCGAGGCCGAGGGCCTTGCGCCGCCCGACCGCGCGTCCGTTCTGTCCCATGTCGGCCTGTCGCTGGAGGTGATGATGCCACTTCTCGCGCCGCAGGCGGGTGTGACCACCCACCGGCGGCTGGTCGATGGGTACAAGGACGCCTATGTGGCCCTGCGCGCCGCGCAGGGGGCCGCGCAATCCTCGCCGCTTTACCCCGGTGCGCGTGACGCGCTGGACCGCCTGCGCGCACGGGACGAGGTGCTGCTCGGGGTGGCGACGGGCAAGTCGCGACGCGGGCTCGACAAGCTGATCGAGGGGCACGGCCTCGAAGGCTATTTCATCACCCAGCAGGTGTCGGATTTCCATCCGTCCAAGCCGCACCCCGCCATGCTGGAAACCGCGCTTTCCGAAACCGGAATCGATGCGCCGGATGCGGTGATGATCGGCGATACGAGCTTTGACATGGAAATGGCCGCCTCTGCCGGGATCACTGGCATCGGGGTCGGCTGGGGCTATCATCCAGCCGAAAGGCTGGCTTCGGCGACACATCTGATCGCGGATTTCACCGCGCTTGTGCCGCTGCTCGAAGAGATCTGGAAGGAAGAGACATGA
- a CDS encoding RluA family pseudouridine synthase, whose amino-acid sequence MSRVQTITVAEGDGDQRLDRWFKRLFPHIPQGRVDKMCRKGEIRVDGGRVKGSTRIEVGQQVRIPPLPDTKAPAPERGGISEADAKFIRSCVIYRDDHVIALNKPPGLAVQGGSGMGERHVDALSEALMFDLEERPRLVHRIDKDTSGVLLLARTREAAKALTANFRHRETRKIYWAAVAGVPQPRDGTIKYGLVKAGGHGKRGEGEKMVAVHPAEVDDTPGAKRATTDYTTLEQAGTRCCWMALIPVTGRTHQLRAHMAEIGHPIVGDGKYGGSGQENLGDGWGAQLGGELSKKLHLHARSLKIEHPATRAILHLTAPLPDHMARTWDTFQWQPSDVPEDPFEEDWG is encoded by the coding sequence ATGAGCCGTGTCCAGACCATCACCGTGGCCGAAGGCGACGGGGATCAGCGGCTTGACCGCTGGTTCAAGCGCCTGTTTCCGCATATCCCGCAGGGGCGTGTCGACAAGATGTGCCGCAAGGGGGAAATCCGCGTCGACGGCGGGCGGGTCAAGGGATCGACCCGCATCGAGGTCGGCCAGCAGGTGCGCATTCCGCCCTTGCCCGACACCAAGGCTCCCGCGCCGGAGCGTGGCGGCATCAGCGAGGCGGACGCGAAATTCATCCGCTCCTGCGTGATCTACCGCGATGACCACGTGATCGCCCTGAACAAGCCGCCGGGCCTTGCGGTGCAGGGCGGGTCGGGGATGGGCGAACGCCACGTCGACGCGCTGAGCGAGGCTTTGATGTTCGATCTGGAGGAACGGCCGCGTCTGGTGCACCGGATCGACAAGGATACGTCAGGCGTGTTGCTGCTGGCGCGCACCCGCGAGGCGGCGAAGGCGCTGACGGCGAATTTCCGGCACCGCGAGACGCGCAAGATCTACTGGGCTGCCGTTGCCGGTGTGCCGCAGCCGCGGGACGGGACCATCAAGTACGGGCTGGTCAAGGCCGGTGGGCACGGCAAGCGCGGCGAGGGGGAGAAGATGGTCGCCGTCCATCCCGCCGAAGTCGATGACACGCCCGGCGCAAAGCGCGCGACAACCGATTACACCACGTTGGAACAAGCCGGCACCCGCTGCTGCTGGATGGCGCTGATCCCGGTCACCGGACGGACGCACCAGCTGCGCGCGCATATGGCCGAAATCGGGCATCCGATCGTGGGCGACGGCAAATACGGCGGGTCGGGTCAGGAAAACCTCGGCGACGGCTGGGGCGCGCAGCTGGGCGGAGAGCTGTCTAAGAAGCTGCATCTGCACGCCCGCAGCCTGAAGATCGAACACCCCGCGACCCGCGCGATCCTGCATCTGACGGCCCCCTTGCCGGACCACATGGCCCGCACCTGGGACACCTTCCAGTGGCAGCCATCGGACGTACCCGAAGACCCGTTCGAGGAAGACTGGGGATGA
- the crcB gene encoding fluoride efflux transporter CrcB, with product MISTVALVATGGAIGAAARFLVGVGVLRLTGPQEFPVAVLGVNVIGSFLMGVFVVAAAQKGLTHLSPFVMTGLLGGFTTFSAFSLETVTLVERGQIAAAGAYVALSVGLSIAGLMLGLLLARGVFA from the coding sequence ATGATTTCAACTGTTGCTCTTGTTGCCACGGGCGGTGCCATCGGTGCCGCGGCCCGCTTTCTCGTGGGGGTGGGCGTGTTGCGCCTGACCGGTCCGCAGGAGTTTCCTGTCGCGGTTCTGGGCGTCAACGTGATCGGGTCGTTCCTGATGGGCGTTTTCGTCGTCGCGGCGGCGCAGAAGGGTCTGACGCACCTCAGCCCCTTCGTGATGACCGGCCTGCTGGGCGGGTTCACGACGTTTTCCGCCTTTTCGCTGGAAACCGTGACCTTGGTCGAACGGGGGCAGATCGCTGCGGCAGGTGCCTATGTGGCGCTGTCCGTGGGGTTGAGTATCGCGGGATTGATGTTGGGCCTTTTGCTGGCCCGGGGAGTATTTGCATGA
- a CDS encoding replication-associated recombination protein A, with protein sequence MADLFGTAATTPATESAHRPLADRLRPKTLAEVIGQDQILGPDAPLTAMLQDGALSSLIFWGPPGVGKTTIARLLADETDLHFVQISAIFSGVPELRKVFEAAKQRRETGQGTLLFVDEIHRFNKAQQDGFLPHMEDGTILLVGATTENPSFELNRAVLSRAQVLVLERLDGEDLEGLAQRAETELGRPLPVTPQARQQLLDMADGDGRALLNLIEQIAAWKGDDPLDPEALGKRLSKRAAQYDKGGDEHYNLISALHKSVRSSDPDASLYWFARMLEGGEDPRYLARRITRMAVEDIGLADPQAQAVCLQSWETYERLGSPEGELALAQAVVYLALAPKSNAAYVGYKAARRAAKKTGSEPPPKHILNAPTSMMKDLGYGKGYAYDHDAEDGFSGQNCFPDGMAREEMYQPVERGFERELKKRLDYFAKLRSKRGG encoded by the coding sequence ATGGCAGATCTTTTCGGAACCGCAGCCACGACACCGGCCACGGAAAGCGCGCACCGGCCTCTTGCCGACCGGCTGCGCCCCAAGACGCTGGCCGAGGTCATCGGGCAGGACCAGATTCTGGGGCCGGACGCGCCGCTGACCGCGATGTTGCAGGACGGCGCGCTGAGTTCGCTAATCTTCTGGGGGCCGCCGGGCGTCGGCAAGACGACGATCGCGCGTCTGCTGGCGGATGAGACCGATCTGCATTTCGTCCAGATCAGCGCGATTTTCAGTGGCGTGCCAGAGCTGCGCAAGGTGTTCGAGGCCGCAAAGCAGCGCCGCGAGACCGGGCAGGGCACGCTTTTGTTCGTGGACGAGATCCACCGCTTCAACAAGGCGCAGCAGGACGGGTTTCTGCCCCATATGGAGGACGGCACGATCCTGCTGGTCGGGGCCACCACAGAGAACCCAAGCTTCGAGTTGAACCGCGCCGTGCTGAGCCGTGCGCAGGTTCTGGTTCTGGAGCGGCTGGACGGGGAGGATCTGGAAGGGCTCGCCCAACGTGCCGAGACCGAATTGGGCCGGCCGTTGCCGGTCACACCCCAAGCGCGCCAGCAGCTTCTGGATATGGCCGACGGGGATGGGCGCGCACTGCTGAACCTGATCGAACAGATCGCTGCGTGGAAAGGCGACGATCCTCTTGATCCCGAAGCTCTGGGCAAGCGGCTGTCAAAGCGCGCGGCGCAATATGACAAGGGCGGGGACGAACACTACAACCTGATCTCGGCCCTGCATAAATCGGTGCGCAGCAGCGATCCTGATGCGTCTTTGTACTGGTTCGCGCGGATGCTGGAAGGCGGGGAGGACCCGCGATACCTCGCGCGGCGGATCACGCGGATGGCGGTCGAAGATATCGGTCTGGCCGATCCCCAGGCGCAGGCAGTCTGCCTGCAAAGCTGGGAAACCTACGAGCGGCTCGGCTCTCCCGAGGGCGAGCTTGCGCTGGCGCAGGCGGTTGTCTACCTCGCGCTGGCGCCGAAATCGAACGCGGCCTACGTGGGCTACAAGGCAGCGCGCCGCGCGGCCAAGAAGACCGGATCCGAACCGCCGCCCAAGCATATCCTGAACGCGCCGACCTCGATGATGAAGGACCTCGGCTACGGCAAGGGATATGCCTACGACCATGACGCCGAAGACGGATTTTCGGGGCAGAACTGTTTCCCGGACGGCATGGCGCGCGAAGAGATGTACCAGCCGGTCGAACGCGGGTTCGAGCGTGAGTTGAAGAAGCGGCTCGACTATTTCGCGAAGCTGCGGAGCAAGCGGGGCGGCTAG
- a CDS encoding trypsin-like peptidase domain-containing protein, protein MRYIALLLIFLTAPAIAQQVPQSAAEMRMSFVPVVKQAAPAVVNIYARIMRQQRGTPLQSDPFFERFFRDPFAERKPRVQNSLGSGVILSEDGIVVSNYHVVGMATDIRVVLADRREFQARVLLGDEEADLAILKIDAPDPLPFLDLRDSDSVEVGELALAIGNPFGVGQTVSSGIVSGLARSGASGGGGQGYFIQTDAPINPGNSGGALVDVDGRLIGVNTSILTRSGGSNGIGFAIPADLVAAFVAQARSGATSFGKPWAGISGQPLDADMAATLGFDRSGGLIISGLHAVSPFRAAGLEVGDVILTVGGQPVNTPAEMIYRMSVAGLGAEAEVGFSRGEEERTARVALIAAPEDPPRDPVTLDTQSAFPGLSVVRINPAVLSELNLPLEIEGVAVTDSGPYAARAGLRAGDVILAVNGIVPAHPDDVAQLLDGQMRRIEMVVQRGARRITMRFRG, encoded by the coding sequence ATGAGATATATCGCCCTTCTACTGATTTTCCTCACCGCTCCGGCCATCGCGCAGCAGGTGCCACAATCGGCAGCCGAAATGCGGATGAGCTTTGTTCCCGTGGTCAAACAGGCTGCTCCTGCGGTGGTGAACATCTATGCGCGCATCATGCGCCAGCAACGTGGCACCCCGTTGCAATCCGATCCGTTCTTCGAACGCTTCTTTCGCGACCCTTTTGCCGAGCGCAAGCCGAGGGTCCAGAACTCGCTGGGGTCGGGGGTGATCCTGTCGGAGGACGGCATCGTGGTCAGCAATTACCATGTTGTCGGCATGGCCACGGACATCCGTGTGGTGCTCGCTGACCGGCGCGAATTTCAGGCGCGGGTGCTTCTGGGCGACGAAGAGGCGGACCTTGCCATTCTCAAGATCGACGCGCCCGATCCGCTGCCCTTTCTCGACCTGCGCGACAGCGACAGTGTCGAGGTCGGTGAATTGGCGCTCGCCATCGGAAACCCTTTCGGCGTCGGCCAGACCGTCAGCAGCGGGATCGTGTCGGGCCTCGCGCGGTCGGGGGCATCCGGTGGCGGCGGTCAGGGGTATTTCATCCAGACGGACGCACCGATCAACCCCGGCAACTCCGGCGGGGCGCTGGTCGATGTGGACGGGCGTCTGATCGGGGTGAATACGTCGATCCTGACGCGCTCGGGCGGTTCCAACGGCATCGGCTTCGCCATCCCTGCGGATCTTGTCGCGGCTTTCGTCGCGCAGGCGCGCAGCGGTGCGACGAGTTTCGGCAAGCCCTGGGCCGGTATCAGCGGCCAGCCGCTCGATGCGGATATGGCGGCAACCCTCGGCTTTGATCGCTCGGGCGGGCTGATCATCTCGGGGCTGCATGCGGTCAGCCCCTTCCGTGCAGCGGGGCTGGAGGTCGGCGATGTGATCCTCACCGTCGGAGGCCAGCCGGTGAACACCCCCGCCGAGATGATCTACCGGATGAGTGTTGCGGGGCTGGGCGCCGAGGCCGAGGTCGGGTTCTCGCGGGGCGAGGAGGAACGCACGGCGCGTGTCGCCCTGATCGCGGCGCCAGAGGATCCCCCGCGCGATCCCGTCACGCTGGACACCCAAAGTGCCTTTCCGGGGCTGTCGGTCGTTCGGATCAATCCGGCCGTCCTGTCGGAGCTGAACCTGCCGCTCGAAATCGAAGGTGTGGCCGTGACCGACTCAGGCCCATACGCCGCGCGGGCGGGGCTGCGCGCCGGGGATGTCATCCTTGCCGTCAACGGTATTGTCCCCGCGCATCCCGACGACGTGGCGCAGCTGCTAGATGGACAGATGCGGCGGATCGAGATGGTCGTCCAGCGCGGGGCGCGCCGGATCACGATGCGGTTCAGGGGGTAG
- the rplQ gene encoding 50S ribosomal protein L17: MRHARGYRRLNRTHEHRKALFANMAGSLIEHEQIKTTLPKAKELRPIIEKMITLAKRGDLHARRQARARLKEDQYVAKLFDILGPRYKDRQGGYVRILKAGFRYGDMAPMAIIEFVDRDRDAKGASDKARVAAEDDAAE, from the coding sequence ATGCGTCACGCACGTGGATACCGCCGCCTGAACCGCACACATGAGCACCGCAAGGCGCTGTTTGCAAACATGGCAGGCTCGCTCATCGAACATGAGCAAATCAAGACAACGCTTCCAAAGGCGAAAGAACTGCGCCCGATCATCGAAAAGATGATCACGCTGGCAAAGCGTGGCGATCTGCACGCCCGCCGTCAGGCCCGCGCCCGCCTGAAAGAAGATCAGTATGTTGCGAAACTCTTCGACATTCTGGGACCACGCTACAAGGACCGTCAGGGCGGCTACGTCCGTATCCTGAAGGCCGGTTTCCGCTATGGCGACATGGCGCCAATGGCGATCATCGAGTTCGTCGACCGTGACCGTGACGCCAAAGGCGCGTCCGACAAGGCACGCGTCGCTGCCGAGGATGACGCAGCAGAATAA
- a CDS encoding DNA-directed RNA polymerase subunit alpha: MIHKNWAELIKPQQLDVKPGNDPARQATVVAEPLERGFGLTMGNALRRVLMSSLQGAAITSVQIDNVLHEFSSVAGVREDVTDIILNLKGVSIRMEVEGPKRLSISAKGPGVVTAGDISETAGIEILNRDHVICHLDDGADIYMELMVNTGKGYVSADKNKPEDAPIGLIPIDAIYSPVKKVSYDVQPTREGQVLDYDKLTMKVETDGSITPDDAVAFAARILQDQLGIFVNFDEPESASRQDDDDGLEFNPLLLKKVDELELSVRSANCLKNDNIVYIGDLIQKTEAEMLRTPNFGRKSLNEIKEVLSGMGLHLGMDVEDWPPDNIEDLAKKFEDNF; this comes from the coding sequence ATGATCCACAAAAATTGGGCCGAACTGATCAAGCCACAGCAGCTTGACGTCAAACCCGGCAACGATCCTGCCCGTCAGGCGACAGTTGTGGCCGAACCGCTTGAGCGCGGCTTTGGTCTGACCATGGGCAACGCGCTGCGTCGCGTTCTGATGAGCTCGCTTCAGGGGGCGGCCATCACCTCTGTCCAGATCGACAACGTTCTGCACGAGTTTTCCAGCGTCGCCGGTGTGCGCGAAGACGTCACCGACATCATCCTGAACCTCAAGGGTGTGTCGATCCGCATGGAAGTTGAGGGGCCCAAGCGCCTGTCGATCTCCGCGAAGGGTCCGGGTGTTGTCACCGCCGGTGATATCTCGGAAACCGCCGGTATCGAGATCCTCAACCGTGACCACGTGATCTGCCACCTCGACGACGGTGCGGATATCTACATGGAACTGATGGTCAACACCGGCAAAGGCTATGTGTCGGCCGACAAGAACAAGCCCGAGGATGCGCCAATCGGGCTGATCCCGATCGATGCGATCTATTCGCCGGTCAAGAAAGTGTCCTACGACGTGCAGCCGACCCGTGAAGGTCAGGTGCTCGACTATGACAAGCTGACCATGAAGGTGGAAACAGACGGATCGATCACGCCGGATGATGCCGTGGCATTCGCCGCGCGTATCCTTCAGGACCAGCTGGGCATCTTCGTCAACTTCGACGAGCCTGAAAGCGCTTCGCGTCAGGACGATGACGACGGTCTGGAATTCAACCCGCTTCTGCTGAAGAAGGTGGACGAGCTGGAACTGTCCGTGCGTTCGGCCAACTGCCTGAAGAACGACAATATCGTCTACATCGGCGATCTGATCCAGAAGACCGAAGCCGAGATGCTGCGCACGCCGAACTTCGGCCGCAAGTCCCTGAACGAGATCAAGGAAGTGCTGTCGGGCATGGGTCTGCACCTCGGCATGGACGTCGAGGACTGGCCACCGGACAACATCGAGGATCTGGCCAAGAAGTTCGAAGACAACTTTTAA
- the rpsK gene encoding 30S ribosomal protein S11 — protein MARDTRRTTKRKVSKNIAAGVAHVNSSFNNTKILISDVQGNAISWSSAGTMGFKGSRKSTPYAAQMAAEDAGRKAQEHGVKTLEVEVQGPGSGRESALRALAAAGFNITSIRDVTPMAHNGCRPPKRRRV, from the coding sequence ATGGCACGCGATACACGTCGGACCACAAAGCGTAAGGTCTCCAAGAACATCGCCGCGGGAGTGGCGCATGTGAACTCTTCTTTCAACAACACGAAGATCCTGATCTCTGACGTTCAGGGTAATGCGATCAGCTGGTCTTCGGCTGGCACAATGGGCTTCAAAGGGTCGCGTAAATCGACACCCTATGCCGCCCAGATGGCTGCCGAAGATGCTGGCCGCAAGGCACAGGAACACGGCGTGAAAACGCTGGAAGTCGAAGTGCAAGGCCCCGGTTCCGGCCGTGAAAGCGCATTGCGCGCACTGGCCGCCGCCGGTTTCAACATCACCTCGATCCGTGATGTGACACCGATGGCGCACAACGGCTGCCGCCCTCCGAAGCGCCGCCGCGTTTAA
- the rpsM gene encoding 30S ribosomal protein S13: protein MARIAGVNIPTAKRVPIALTYITGIGNSSAKAICEAVGIEQSRRINELSDAEILKIREHIDENYTVEGDLRRDVQMNIKRLMDLGCYRGLRHRRNLPVRGQRTHTNARTRKGPAKAIAGKKK from the coding sequence GTGGCACGTATCGCCGGCGTTAACATCCCGACTGCAAAGCGGGTTCCAATCGCCCTCACATATATCACCGGTATCGGCAACTCCTCCGCGAAAGCGATCTGCGAAGCTGTCGGCATCGAACAATCGCGTCGCATCAACGAACTTTCGGATGCCGAGATCCTGAAAATCCGCGAGCACATCGACGAGAATTACACCGTCGAGGGTGACCTGCGCCGTGACGTTCAGATGAACATCAAGCGCCTGATGGACCTTGGCTGCTACCGTGGCCTGCGCCACCGCCGCAACCTGCCCGTTCGTGGCCAGCGCACGCACACCAACGCACGTACCCGCAAAGGCCCCGCAAAGGCCATTGCCGGCAAGAAGAAATAA
- a CDS encoding adenylate kinase, with translation MNIILLGPPGAGKGTQARHLVESRNMIQLSTGDMLREAKDSGSEMGKIVADVMARGALVTDEIVIGLIREKLEGDTDHGGFIFDGFPRTLAQADALGALMQAQGETLDAVIEMRVDDTALVDRITARSTCGSCGEVYNDNTKPIPSDGKCSNCGGTEFKRREDDNEESLKTRLLAYYKQTSPLVGYYYAKDMLSVVDGLAKIDEVRSSIAKVLDA, from the coding sequence ATGAATATTATACTCCTCGGACCGCCCGGCGCGGGTAAGGGCACGCAGGCCCGCCACCTCGTCGAATCCCGCAATATGATCCAGCTTTCCACCGGCGACATGCTGCGTGAAGCCAAGGACAGCGGCAGTGAAATGGGCAAGATCGTCGCCGACGTCATGGCGCGCGGTGCGCTTGTGACGGACGAGATCGTGATCGGCCTGATCCGCGAAAAGCTGGAAGGGGATACCGATCACGGTGGTTTCATCTTCGACGGCTTTCCGCGCACGCTGGCACAGGCCGATGCCCTGGGCGCGTTGATGCAGGCGCAGGGCGAGACGCTGGACGCGGTGATCGAGATGCGGGTGGACGACACCGCGCTTGTCGACCGGATCACGGCACGCTCGACCTGTGGTTCGTGCGGTGAGGTCTATAACGACAACACCAAGCCGATCCCGAGCGACGGCAAGTGCAGCAACTGTGGCGGGACCGAGTTCAAGCGCCGCGAGGACGACAACGAGGAAAGCCTCAAGACGCGTCTGCTGGCATATTACAAACAGACCTCGCCGCTGGTGGGATACTACTACGCCAAGGATATGTTGAGCGTCGTCGACGGTCTGGCAAAGATCGACGAAGTACGCTCCAGCATCGCCAAGGTGCTGGACGCCTGA